Proteins co-encoded in one Schistocerca cancellata isolate TAMUIC-IGC-003103 chromosome 5, iqSchCanc2.1, whole genome shotgun sequence genomic window:
- the LOC126188443 gene encoding uncharacterized protein LOC126188443 — MGKLLAPTCAPALNSPPGAWARSRLCASPSTGAAGNYICSSVPLLDGPGFPINGEKCQLAQVKIWFQNRRTKWKKQDNISNAEAAEHKNQATGKPEGGAAKPKEGAPAKPAQPGAKAAPLAALPGAKLGAGGGAASAPAPATGGGGPAAAPASLPSPSSGEDHSNASVFTAGDGSASESCFGDPTQPPPPPPPHHVLTVSVQDSSRSPTVSPPKTPALAPTPPSVAAPVPMVVDPLPAPTPPTPTPAPAAVSTPPLAVQMQMSAPLAQPELMEAPRPVSPSS, encoded by the exons ATGGGCAAGTTACTGGCGCCAACTTGCGCGCCAGCTTTAAATTCCCCGCCGGGCGCCTGGGCGCGCTCGCGTCTGTGCGCCTCGCCTTCTACAGGGGCCGCCGGTAATTATATTTGCAGCTCCGTGCCACTTCTGGACGGACCGGGCTTTCCAATTAACGGTGAAAAATGTCAGTTGGCTCAG GTGAAGATCTGGTTCCAGAACCGGCGCACCAAGTGGAAGAAGCAGGACAACATCAGCAACGCGGAGGCCGCCGAGCACAAGAACCAGGCGACGGGCAAGCCAGAGGGCGGCGCCGCCAAGCCCAAGGAGGGCGCGCCTGCCAAGCCGGCGCAGCCGGGGGCCAAGGCGGCGCCGTTGGCTGCGCTGCCCGGTGCCAAGCTGGGGGCGGGGGGCGGCGCCGCGTCAGCTCCCGCGCCGGCCACCGGGGGCGGGGGGCCCGCGGCCGCTCCAGCGTCGCTGCCGTCGCCCAGCAGCGGGGAGGACCACTCCAACGCGTCCGTCTTCACGGCCGGCGACGGCTCCGCCTCCGAGTCGTGCTTCGGCGACCCCAcgcagccgccgcccccgccgccaccgcACCACGTGCTGACGGTGAGCGTGCAGGACAGCAGCCGGTCGCCCACCGTGTCGCCGCCCAAGACGCCGGCGCTGGCGCCGACGCCGCCTTCCGTCGCCGCCCCCGTGCCCATGGTGGTGGATCCCCTGCCGGCGCCGACGCCCCCGACGCCGacgcccgcccccgccgccgtctCGACGCCGCCCCTCGCCGTGCAGATGCAGATGTCCGCTCCGCTGGCGCAGCCCGAGCTGATGGAGGCGCCGCGGCCCGTGTCGCCCTCCAGCTAA